One Undibacter mobilis genomic region harbors:
- the murD gene encoding UDP-N-acetylmuramoyl-L-alanine--D-glutamate ligase, whose amino-acid sequence MIPVTNFADKKVAVFGLGGSGLLTARALKAGGAHVIAYDDAPLKNEQARAAGIETANLADIDWTGIAALVLSPGVPLTHPTPHWTVQRAQLEGVEVIGDIELFCRERAAQTSKLGVDCPLVAITGTNGKSTTTALTAHLIAHAGRDAQMGGNIGVPALALEPFAPGRHYVLEVSSYQVDLAPSLRPTVGVLINVSADHIDRHGTIENYAAIKTLVVAQVEPGGTAVVGVDDRWSREAADRVERAGRNVVRVSVEGPVRDGYFAEGARIMRANAGKPFPAAQLTGIGSLRGQHNAQNAACAIAACVALGIDLPAIQKGLVSFPGLAHRMQAVGRKKTAAGHILYVNDSKATNADSTSKALASFTDIFWIAGGKPKSGGIESLSEFWPRIRKAYLIGEAADAFAKTLDGKVDHQIEGMLSKAIDAATRDAEASGLKEAVVLLSPACASFDQFPNFEVRGQAFADLVRAVPGVEPV is encoded by the coding sequence ATGATCCCGGTCACCAACTTCGCCGACAAAAAAGTCGCCGTGTTCGGCCTTGGTGGCTCAGGACTTCTGACGGCGCGGGCGCTGAAAGCGGGTGGCGCTCATGTCATCGCCTATGACGATGCGCCGCTGAAGAACGAGCAGGCGAGGGCTGCGGGCATCGAGACCGCCAACCTCGCCGATATCGACTGGACCGGCATTGCCGCGCTGGTGCTGTCGCCCGGCGTGCCGCTGACGCATCCGACGCCGCACTGGACGGTGCAGCGCGCGCAACTTGAAGGCGTCGAGGTCATCGGCGACATCGAATTGTTCTGCCGCGAGCGCGCCGCGCAAACCTCGAAACTTGGTGTCGATTGCCCGCTGGTCGCCATCACCGGTACCAACGGCAAGTCCACCACCACGGCGCTCACCGCGCATCTCATCGCACACGCCGGGCGCGATGCTCAAATGGGCGGCAATATCGGCGTGCCGGCTTTGGCACTGGAGCCGTTCGCACCGGGACGTCATTACGTGCTCGAAGTGTCGTCCTATCAGGTCGATCTCGCGCCGTCGCTCCGGCCAACCGTGGGCGTCCTCATCAATGTGTCGGCGGATCACATCGACCGTCATGGCACCATCGAAAACTATGCGGCGATCAAGACGCTGGTGGTGGCGCAGGTGGAGCCGGGCGGCACCGCTGTGGTCGGGGTCGACGATCGCTGGAGCCGAGAGGCCGCCGACCGCGTCGAACGCGCCGGCCGCAATGTCGTGCGCGTCTCGGTCGAAGGCCCGGTGCGCGACGGCTATTTCGCCGAGGGCGCGCGCATCATGCGCGCCAACGCCGGCAAACCCTTTCCGGCCGCGCAACTCACCGGCATCGGCTCGCTGCGCGGCCAGCACAATGCGCAGAACGCGGCCTGCGCCATCGCCGCCTGCGTCGCCCTCGGCATCGACCTGCCGGCGATTCAGAAGGGCCTTGTCTCGTTCCCCGGGCTCGCGCACCGCATGCAGGCGGTCGGCCGCAAGAAGACGGCCGCCGGCCACATTCTCTATGTCAACGATTCCAAGGCGACCAACGCCGACAGCACCTCGAAGGCGCTGGCGAGTTTCACCGACATCTTCTGGATCGCCGGCGGCAAGCCGAAATCCGGCGGCATCGAAAGCCTGTCGGAATTCTGGCCGCGCATCCGCAAGGCCTATCTGATCGGCGAGGCGGCCGACGCCTTCGCCAAAACGCTCGATGGCAAGGTCGATCACCAGATCGAAGGCATGCTCTCCAAGGCCATCGACGCGGCGACCCGCGACGCCGAGGCATCGGGTCTCAAGGAAGCCGTTGTCCTGTTGTCGCCGGCCTGCGCTTCGTTCGACCAGTTCCCGAATTTCGAAGTGCGCGGACAAGCTTTTGCCGACCTTGTCCGCGCTGTTCCCGGCGTCGAACCAGTCTGA
- a CDS encoding ferritin-like domain-containing protein: MAKTKTLDDLFHDTLKDVYFAEKKILSTLPKMEKAAQSPELKKAFKKHHGETEGQIERLEKVFALIDKKPQGKTCDAIMGIVDEGAEIMDEYKGSPALDAGLLAAAQAVEHYEMSRYGTLKSWAEELGLKDAVRLLGQTLDEEKKTDAALTELAESVVNQQAEAA, encoded by the coding sequence ATGGCCAAGACCAAAACTCTGGACGACCTGTTTCACGACACGCTGAAAGATGTCTATTTTGCCGAGAAGAAGATCCTCTCGACGCTGCCCAAGATGGAAAAGGCGGCGCAGTCGCCCGAACTGAAGAAAGCCTTCAAGAAGCACCACGGCGAGACCGAGGGGCAGATCGAGCGCCTGGAGAAGGTGTTTGCGCTGATCGACAAGAAGCCGCAGGGCAAGACCTGCGACGCCATTATGGGCATCGTCGACGAAGGCGCCGAGATCATGGACGAGTACAAGGGCTCGCCTGCGCTCGATGCCGGCCTGCTCGCGGCGGCGCAGGCCGTTGAGCACTATGAAATGTCGCGCTACGGAACCCTGAAGTCCTGGGCGGAGGAACTCGGCCTCAAGGACGCTGTGCGTTTGCTCGGTCAGACGCTCGACGAAGAGAAGAAGACGGACGCGGCGCTCACCGAACTGGCGGAAAGCGTCGTTAATCAGCAGGCTGAAGCGGCCTGA